One window of Desulfarculus baarsii DSM 2075 genomic DNA carries:
- a CDS encoding UvrD-helicase domain-containing protein translates to MLVADLHIHSRYSRATARDMGPEALWRHAQLKGVDLLGTGDFTHPAWWAELAEKLVETGDGAYQLRPDLAAALGESLPPSCRRPPRFLPSAEISSIYKRHGQTRKVHSLILMPTLQDAARLNQRLDKLGNIKSDGRPILGLDARDLLELCLEVCPEVIFIPAHIWTPWFSVFGSKSGFDALEEAFDDLTCHIKALETGLSSDPPMNWRLSALDGYTLVSNSDAHSPAKLAREANLLDCPATFHDLARALSLGAAGGFLGTIEFFPDEGKYHLDGHRKCGLCLGPDETRAYGGRCPVCGGPITVGVLSRVAELADRPEGYRPPAAAHFESLAPLDEVVAEVLGQGPATKAVGAAVDGLRRRLGPELTILRQTPLEELARAGGPVLAEAIDRLRAGKVVLQGGFDGQFGVVRLFSPAERQRLAGQKALLDLAPVTGRGRGRKAAARPVDSRQPAAPAAAPTAVDQGLDEFQRRAMDYDGGHLIVRAGPGAGKTRLLTARAARLVAGGGDASRLLLVTFTRKAAEELGQRLATLGLEAARTHTFHGLGLEILTDHLGRRPAIVADQRREEILSQAAKAVDLPPGQVDWAISRLKQRLDQRPEPTLAPAWLAYEQALAAEGLLDLDDLPRQAALALAQDGALAGRWSGKFDHILVDEYQDANPVQVALLRRLAAGGALVAAIGDPDQAIYGFRGAERALFADFGRDFAGARSFDLRRNYRSSGRIVAAATALMAAEAGREAYAPQAVNPAGPLVECFEAADPQAEAIWLAQRVVELLGGLDSRQVEAGAGARSQGFSAGDIAVLYRLHAQAEPIAQALARVGAPTQVAATAHLAELDPLDLRAQRVKLLSMHAAKGLEFPVVFVVGLEEGLLPYQPPGKDAADPDEERRLLYVAMTRARQRLFLSRCCWRMLFGESRRPGRSPFWADLPGELLVAHKSKARRRARQLVLF, encoded by the coding sequence ATGCTTGTCGCCGATCTGCACATTCACTCGCGTTATTCCCGAGCCACGGCCAGGGACATGGGCCCCGAGGCGCTGTGGCGTCACGCCCAACTGAAGGGCGTGGACCTGCTGGGCACCGGCGACTTCACCCATCCGGCCTGGTGGGCCGAGCTGGCCGAAAAGCTTGTCGAAACAGGCGACGGGGCCTACCAGCTGCGGCCGGACCTGGCCGCCGCCCTTGGCGAGAGCCTGCCGCCTTCCTGCCGGCGACCGCCGCGCTTCCTGCCCTCGGCCGAGATCAGCTCCATCTACAAACGCCACGGCCAGACGCGCAAGGTCCACAGCCTCATCCTCATGCCCACCCTGCAAGACGCCGCCCGCCTCAACCAGCGCCTGGACAAGCTGGGCAACATCAAAAGCGACGGCCGGCCCATCCTGGGCCTGGACGCCCGCGATCTGCTGGAGCTGTGCCTGGAGGTCTGCCCGGAGGTCATTTTCATCCCTGCCCACATTTGGACGCCGTGGTTCAGCGTATTTGGCTCCAAGAGCGGCTTCGACGCGCTGGAGGAGGCCTTTGACGATCTGACCTGTCACATCAAGGCCCTGGAGACGGGCCTGTCGTCGGACCCGCCCATGAACTGGCGGCTGTCGGCCCTGGACGGCTACACGTTGGTCAGCAACTCCGACGCCCACAGCCCGGCCAAGCTGGCCCGCGAGGCCAACTTGCTGGATTGCCCGGCCACCTTCCACGATCTGGCCCGGGCCCTGAGCCTGGGCGCGGCCGGCGGTTTTTTGGGCACGATCGAGTTTTTTCCCGACGAGGGCAAGTATCACCTGGACGGCCATCGCAAGTGCGGGCTTTGCTTGGGCCCGGACGAGACCAGGGCTTACGGCGGACGCTGCCCGGTCTGCGGCGGGCCGATCACCGTGGGCGTGCTCAGCCGTGTGGCGGAGCTGGCCGACCGGCCCGAGGGCTATCGCCCGCCGGCGGCGGCCCATTTTGAATCGCTGGCGCCGCTCGACGAGGTTGTCGCCGAGGTGCTGGGCCAGGGCCCGGCCACCAAGGCCGTGGGCGCGGCCGTGGACGGCCTGCGGCGGCGTCTGGGCCCGGAGCTGACGATCCTGCGCCAGACGCCGCTGGAAGAGCTGGCGCGGGCGGGCGGGCCGGTCTTGGCCGAAGCCATCGACCGTCTTCGCGCGGGCAAGGTGGTGCTGCAGGGCGGCTTTGACGGCCAGTTCGGCGTGGTGCGCCTGTTCAGCCCGGCCGAACGCCAGCGCTTGGCCGGGCAAAAGGCCCTGCTGGATCTGGCTCCGGTGACGGGCAGGGGGCGCGGGCGCAAGGCCGCCGCCAGGCCCGTTGACTCGCGCCAACCAGCCGCTCCGGCCGCCGCGCCAACCGCCGTCGACCAGGGCCTGGACGAGTTTCAGCGCCGGGCAATGGACTACGACGGCGGGCACTTGATCGTGCGGGCCGGCCCGGGCGCTGGCAAGACGCGGCTACTGACGGCCCGGGCGGCGCGCTTGGTCGCCGGCGGCGGCGACGCCTCGCGGCTGCTGTTGGTCACTTTCACCCGCAAGGCCGCCGAGGAGCTGGGCCAGCGTCTGGCCACCTTGGGCCTGGAGGCGGCCAGAACCCACACCTTCCACGGACTGGGCCTGGAGATCTTGACCGACCACCTGGGCCGCCGGCCGGCCATCGTGGCCGATCAACGCCGCGAGGAAATTTTGAGCCAAGCCGCCAAGGCCGTTGATCTGCCGCCGGGCCAGGTCGATTGGGCCATCAGCCGGCTCAAGCAGCGCCTGGACCAACGGCCCGAACCAACCCTGGCCCCGGCCTGGCTGGCCTACGAGCAAGCCTTGGCCGCCGAAGGCCTGTTGGACCTGGACGATCTGCCCCGCCAGGCCGCCCTGGCCCTGGCCCAGGACGGCGCCTTGGCCGGGCGCTGGTCCGGCAAGTTCGATCATATCTTGGTCGACGAATACCAAGACGCCAACCCGGTGCAGGTGGCGCTTTTGCGGCGCCTGGCCGCGGGCGGGGCGCTGGTGGCGGCCATTGGCGACCCGGACCAGGCCATCTATGGTTTTCGCGGGGCCGAGCGGGCCCTGTTCGCGGACTTTGGGCGCGACTTTGCCGGCGCGCGGTCTTTTGATCTGCGGCGCAATTATCGCAGTAGCGGGCGCATCGTGGCCGCGGCCACGGCGCTGATGGCCGCCGAGGCGGGGCGCGAGGCCTACGCGCCCCAGGCCGTCAACCCGGCCGGGCCGCTGGTGGAATGCTTCGAGGCCGCCGACCCACAGGCCGAGGCGATCTGGCTGGCCCAGCGGGTGGTGGAGCTTTTAGGCGGGCTGGATTCGCGCCAGGTCGAGGCCGGCGCGGGCGCGCGGAGCCAGGGCTTTTCGGCCGGCGACATCGCCGTGCTTTACCGCTTGCACGCCCAGGCCGAGCCCATCGCCCAGGCGTTGGCGCGGGTGGGCGCGCCGACACAGGTGGCGGCCACGGCCCATCTGGCCGAGCTGGACCCCCTGGACCTGCGCGCCCAGCGGGTCAAGCTGCTGAGCATGCACGCGGCCAAGGGCTTGGAGTTCCCCGTTGTTTTCGTGGTGGGCCTGGAAGAGGGCCTGCTGCCCTACCAGCCGCCCGGCAAGGACGCGGCCGACCCGGACGAGGAGCGCCGCCTGCTCTACGTGGCCATGACCAGGGCCCGGCAAAGGTTGTTTTTGTCGCGCTGCTGCTGGCGCATGCTCTTTGGCGAAAGCCGCCGGCCGGGGCGCTCGCCCTTCTGGGCCGACCTGCCGGGCGAGTTGCTCGTCGCCCACAAATCCAAGGCACGCCGCCGCGCCAGGCAACTGGTTCTTTTCTAG
- a CDS encoding sigma-54-dependent transcriptional regulator — translation MTDLALTPVKRHARILIVEDDGDSALFFSSLMKSEGYEADICPDGETAMALLANGGDYDLILLDLILPGLSGWDVLERIKGDGKLRYVPVVVLSALHEKEATLRALEVGAEDYMSKPVDVETMLSRVRVMLRIRSLYEDLLSERMGRQQATLTLEMRRYLAKVMGGSPQVLEMADILDNVVSTDTTVMLEGESGTGKSLLAEVIHKFSKRADKPFVVVNCSAYPETLLSSELFGHEKGAFTGAIRRKAGRFELADGGTIFLDEIAEISPLTQLALLRVIQDRQFERVGGEKTITANVRIVTATNKSLREQVEKGLFREDLYYRLNVVRLEVPPLRRRPEDIPFLANYFLRSHGERLGKPLYGFAREALTRLMAYAWPGNVRELRNVLEHAVLMCRGDVVELEHLPDRLGDPDEAQGLPPSGRLHDQERELIACTLEKCNWNKYQAAKLLGIARSTLYGKMARYGIESPEQADAIN, via the coding sequence TTGACTGATCTGGCGCTGACTCCGGTCAAACGACACGCGCGCATCCTCATCGTCGAGGATGACGGCGATTCGGCCCTGTTTTTCAGTTCACTGATGAAAAGCGAAGGCTACGAGGCCGACATCTGCCCCGACGGCGAAACGGCCATGGCGCTTTTGGCCAACGGCGGCGACTACGACCTGATCCTGCTGGACCTGATCCTGCCCGGCCTCAGCGGCTGGGACGTGCTGGAGCGCATCAAGGGCGACGGCAAGCTGCGCTACGTGCCGGTGGTGGTGCTCTCGGCCCTGCACGAAAAAGAGGCCACCCTGCGGGCCCTGGAGGTGGGGGCCGAGGACTACATGAGCAAGCCCGTGGACGTGGAGACCATGCTCAGCCGGGTGCGGGTGATGCTGCGCATCCGCAGTCTCTACGAAGACCTGCTCTCCGAGCGCATGGGCCGCCAGCAGGCCACCCTCACCCTGGAGATGCGCCGTTACCTGGCCAAGGTCATGGGCGGATCGCCCCAGGTGCTGGAGATGGCCGACATCCTCGACAACGTCGTCAGCACCGACACCACCGTCATGCTGGAGGGCGAATCGGGCACAGGCAAGAGCCTGCTGGCCGAAGTGATCCACAAGTTCAGCAAGCGGGCCGACAAGCCCTTCGTGGTGGTCAACTGCTCGGCCTATCCCGAGACGCTGCTCAGTTCCGAGCTGTTCGGCCACGAGAAAGGCGCCTTCACCGGGGCCATCCGCCGCAAGGCTGGCCGCTTCGAGCTGGCCGACGGCGGAACCATCTTTCTGGATGAAATCGCCGAGATCAGCCCCCTGACCCAGTTGGCCTTGCTGCGCGTGATCCAGGACCGCCAGTTCGAGCGCGTGGGCGGCGAAAAGACGATCACCGCCAATGTGCGCATCGTCACGGCCACCAACAAATCCCTGCGCGAGCAGGTCGAAAAGGGCCTGTTCCGCGAGGACTTGTACTATCGCCTCAACGTGGTGCGCCTGGAGGTGCCGCCCCTGCGCCGCCGGCCCGAGGACATCCCCTTTTTGGCCAATTATTTTTTGCGCAGCCACGGCGAGAGGCTGGGTAAGCCGCTCTACGGCTTCGCGCGCGAGGCCCTGACCCGGCTGATGGCCTACGCCTGGCCCGGCAACGTGCGCGAACTGCGCAACGTCCTCGAGCACGCCGTCTTGATGTGCCGCGGCGACGTCGTCGAACTGGAGCATCTGCCCGATCGCCTCGGCGACCCAGACGAGGCCCAAGGCCTGCCGCCATCGGGCCGCCTGCACGATCAGGAACGCGAGTTGATCGCCTGCACCCTGGAAAAATGCAATTGGAACAAATATCAGGCCGCCAAGCTGCTGGGCATCGCCCGCAGCACCCTCTACGGCAAGATGGCCCGCTACGGCATCGAGTCGCCCGAACAGGCCGACGCCATCAATTAA